The following coding sequences lie in one Streptomyces xiamenensis genomic window:
- a CDS encoding site-2 protease family protein produces the protein MPDSESDRTSGPDSPARPQGSGEKPGGSKGAGGGLLMGRVFGVPIYVAPSWFLVAALITWFFGNQLDRVLPDLGAGRYLVSLFFAVAFYASVLVHELAHTYAAIRFDLPVRRIQLQFFGGVSEIEKESQTPGREFVLAGVGPLLSLVLGGVFWAGMLTVERDTVPGVLLAGLMISNVIVAAFNLLPGLPLDGGRMLRAVVWRLSGSPMTGTVVAAWTGRVLAVVVLIGFPLTTHLTGVTDRDSYTGVDSLTDALLAAILAAIIWTGAGNSLKMARLRERLPALNARVLTRRAVPVSAQTPLSEALRRANDAGARALVVVDGQGAPVALVREAGIASVPERRRPWVAVSALAQDLEDGMRVPADLTGEALLDHLRATPATEYLVVEENDEIYGVLSTTDVERAFMDAMTGPAARR, from the coding sequence GTGCCAGACTCCGAAAGCGACCGGACATCGGGGCCCGACAGCCCGGCCCGCCCGCAGGGCTCCGGCGAGAAGCCCGGCGGTTCCAAGGGGGCCGGCGGCGGCCTGCTGATGGGGCGCGTCTTCGGCGTGCCGATCTATGTCGCGCCCAGCTGGTTCCTCGTCGCGGCCCTGATCACCTGGTTCTTCGGAAACCAGCTGGACCGGGTGCTGCCCGACCTCGGCGCGGGCCGCTACCTCGTCTCCCTGTTCTTCGCGGTCGCCTTCTACGCCTCGGTGCTGGTGCACGAACTCGCCCACACCTACGCCGCCATCCGCTTCGACCTCCCGGTGCGCCGCATCCAGCTCCAGTTCTTCGGCGGCGTCTCCGAGATCGAGAAGGAGTCCCAGACCCCCGGCCGCGAGTTCGTGCTGGCCGGCGTCGGCCCGCTGCTCTCCCTCGTGCTGGGCGGCGTCTTCTGGGCCGGCATGCTCACCGTCGAACGCGACACCGTTCCCGGCGTCCTCCTCGCCGGCCTGATGATCTCCAACGTCATCGTCGCCGCCTTCAACCTGCTGCCCGGCCTTCCGCTGGACGGCGGACGGATGCTGCGCGCCGTGGTGTGGCGGCTCAGCGGCAGCCCCATGACCGGCACCGTGGTCGCCGCCTGGACCGGCCGGGTGCTCGCCGTGGTGGTGCTGATCGGCTTCCCGCTGACCACTCACCTCACCGGCGTCACCGACCGCGACTCCTACACCGGCGTGGACTCGCTGACCGACGCACTGCTGGCCGCCATCCTCGCCGCCATCATCTGGACCGGCGCCGGCAACAGCCTGAAGATGGCCCGGCTGCGCGAACGGCTGCCCGCCCTCAACGCCCGCGTCCTCACCCGGCGGGCCGTCCCGGTCAGCGCGCAGACCCCGCTGTCCGAGGCACTGCGCCGCGCCAACGACGCCGGCGCCCGCGCCCTGGTGGTGGTCGACGGCCAGGGAGCCCCCGTCGCGCTGGTCCGCGAGGCCGGCATCGCCTCCGTCCCCGAACGGCGCCGCCCCTGGGTCGCGGTCTCCGCCCTCGCCCAGGACCTGGAGGACGGGATGCGGGTGCCCGCCGACCTCACCGGCGAGGCACTCCTGGACCACCTGCGGGCCACCCCGGCCACCGAGTACCTGGTGGTCGAGGAGAACGACGAGATCTACGGCGTGCTGTCCACCACCGACGTGGAACGCGCCTTCATGGACGCCATGACGGGGCCCGCCGCCCGCCGCTGA
- a CDS encoding tRNA (adenine-N1)-methyltransferase → MSEPTGAARRRGPFQVGDQVQLTDPKGRHYTFTLEAGKSFHTHKGAFPHDELIGAPEGTVVRTTGNVAYLALRPLLPDYVLSMPRGAAVVYPKDAGQILAMADIFPGARVVEAGVGSGSLSTFLLRAIGDQGMLHSYERRADFAKIAQENVERYFGSPHPAWQLTVGDLQDNLSDTEVDRVILDMLAPWECVDAVAKALVPGGIVCAYVATTTQLARTVETLREHGNFNEPTAWETMLRTWHVEGLAVRPDHRMIGHTGFLVTARRLADGVEPPRRRRRPAPGAYGSDYTGPGSSSAAGTAATAAEAATGGPAEETDA, encoded by the coding sequence ATGTCCGAACCGACCGGTGCCGCCCGCCGACGCGGGCCCTTCCAGGTCGGGGACCAGGTACAGCTCACCGATCCCAAGGGCCGCCACTACACCTTCACGCTCGAAGCCGGGAAGAGCTTCCACACCCACAAGGGTGCCTTCCCGCACGACGAGCTGATCGGCGCCCCCGAAGGAACCGTTGTCCGCACCACGGGGAACGTCGCCTATCTCGCGCTGCGCCCCCTGCTCCCCGACTACGTCCTGTCCATGCCCCGCGGTGCCGCCGTGGTCTACCCCAAGGACGCGGGGCAGATCCTGGCCATGGCCGACATCTTCCCGGGCGCCCGGGTCGTCGAGGCCGGCGTGGGCTCCGGCTCGCTCAGCACCTTCTTGCTGCGCGCGATCGGCGACCAGGGCATGCTGCACTCCTACGAGCGCCGCGCCGACTTCGCCAAGATCGCCCAGGAGAACGTGGAGCGCTACTTCGGCTCCCCGCACCCCGCCTGGCAGCTGACGGTCGGTGACCTCCAGGACAACCTGTCCGACACCGAGGTGGACCGGGTCATCCTGGACATGCTCGCCCCCTGGGAGTGCGTGGACGCCGTCGCCAAGGCGCTGGTCCCCGGCGGGATCGTGTGCGCGTACGTGGCCACCACCACCCAGCTGGCACGCACCGTGGAGACGCTCCGCGAGCACGGCAACTTCAACGAGCCGACCGCCTGGGAGACCATGCTGCGCACCTGGCACGTGGAGGGCCTGGCGGTCCGCCCGGACCACCGGATGATCGGGCACACCGGCTTCCTGGTCACCGCCCGCCGGCTGGCCGACGGGGTGGAGCCCCCGCGCCGCCGCCGCCGCCCGGCCCCCGGCGCGTACGGCTCCGACTACACCGGCCCGGGTTCGTCGAGTGCCGCCGGGACCGCTGCCACCGCAGCCGAGGCCGCCACCGGTGGCCCCGCGGAGGAAACGGACGCGTAA
- the arc gene encoding proteasome ATPase, protein MASHDDDSNRGIRPGRASDDPSRQLADLEQEITVLRRKLADSPRHTRVLEERIVELQTNLAGVSAQNERLATTLREARDQIVALKEEVDRLAQPPAGFGVFLHANEDDTADIFTGGRKLRVNVSPNIELDKLRRGQEVMLNEALNVVAAMEFESVGEIVTLKEVLEDGERALVVGHTDEERVVRLAEPLLASGIVLRSGDALLLEPRSGYVFEVVPKSEVEELILEEVPDIDYNKIGGLGGQIELIRDAVELPYLHPDLFREHELRPPKGVLLYGPPGCGKTLIAKAVANSLAKKVAEVTGQPAGKSFFLNIKGPELLNKYVGETERHIRLVFQRAREKASEGTPVIVFFDEMDSLFRTRGSGVSSDVENTIVPQLLSEIDGVEGLENVIVIGASNREDMIDPAILRPGRLDVKIKIERPDAEAAQDIFSKYLTPRLPLHSEDLEEHHGNAEAAVAGMIQTVVEQMYAETEENRFLEVTYANGDKEVLYFKDFNSGAMIQNIVDRAKKMAIKAFLDQNQKGLRVSHLLAACVDEFKENEDLPNTTNPDDWARISGKKGERIVFIRTLVTGKKGADTGRSIDTVANTGQYL, encoded by the coding sequence GTGGCATCCCACGATGACGACAGCAACCGCGGCATCCGGCCCGGTCGGGCATCCGACGACCCGTCCCGGCAGCTTGCCGATCTTGAGCAGGAGATCACCGTCCTGCGCCGAAAGCTGGCCGACTCTCCGCGGCACACTCGGGTTCTCGAGGAGCGGATCGTCGAGCTGCAGACCAATCTGGCCGGCGTGTCCGCGCAGAACGAGCGGCTCGCCACTACCCTCCGCGAGGCCCGTGACCAGATCGTCGCCCTCAAGGAAGAGGTCGACCGCCTGGCGCAGCCCCCGGCCGGTTTCGGCGTCTTCCTGCACGCCAACGAGGACGACACCGCGGACATCTTCACCGGGGGCCGCAAGCTCCGGGTGAATGTCAGCCCCAATATCGAACTGGACAAGCTGCGGCGTGGCCAGGAGGTCATGCTCAACGAGGCGCTCAACGTGGTCGCGGCCATGGAGTTCGAGAGCGTCGGCGAGATCGTCACCCTCAAGGAGGTCCTCGAGGACGGCGAGCGCGCCCTGGTCGTCGGGCACACCGACGAGGAACGCGTCGTACGGCTGGCCGAGCCGCTGCTGGCCTCCGGAATCGTGCTGCGCTCCGGCGACGCCCTGCTGCTGGAGCCCCGCTCCGGTTACGTGTTCGAGGTCGTGCCCAAGAGCGAGGTCGAGGAGCTCATCCTCGAAGAGGTCCCCGACATCGACTACAACAAGATCGGTGGTCTGGGCGGCCAGATCGAGCTGATCAGGGACGCGGTGGAGCTGCCGTACCTGCACCCGGACCTGTTCCGGGAGCACGAGCTGCGGCCGCCCAAGGGCGTCCTGCTGTACGGCCCGCCCGGCTGCGGCAAGACGCTGATCGCCAAGGCGGTGGCCAACTCGCTGGCCAAGAAGGTCGCCGAGGTCACCGGACAGCCCGCGGGGAAGAGCTTCTTCCTCAACATCAAGGGCCCCGAACTGCTCAACAAGTACGTCGGCGAGACCGAGCGGCACATCCGGCTGGTCTTCCAGCGGGCCCGCGAGAAGGCCAGCGAGGGAACGCCGGTCATCGTCTTCTTCGACGAGATGGACTCCCTCTTCCGCACCCGCGGCTCCGGGGTCAGCTCGGACGTGGAGAACACCATCGTCCCGCAGCTGCTCTCCGAGATCGACGGTGTGGAGGGCCTGGAGAACGTCATCGTGATCGGCGCCTCCAACCGCGAGGACATGATCGACCCGGCGATCCTGCGCCCCGGCCGGCTCGACGTGAAGATCAAGATCGAACGTCCGGACGCCGAGGCGGCCCAGGACATCTTCTCCAAGTACCTCACCCCGCGGCTTCCGCTGCACTCCGAGGACCTGGAGGAGCACCACGGCAACGCCGAGGCCGCGGTCGCCGGAATGATCCAGACCGTGGTCGAGCAGATGTACGCGGAGACCGAGGAGAACCGCTTCCTGGAAGTCACCTACGCCAATGGTGACAAGGAAGTGCTGTACTTCAAGGACTTCAACTCCGGGGCCATGATCCAGAACATCGTGGACCGGGCCAAGAAGATGGCCATCAAGGCATTCCTGGACCAGAATCAGAAGGGCCTGCGCGTCTCCCACCTCCTCGCCGCCTGCGTGGACGAGTTCAAGGAGAACGAGGACCTGCCCAACACCACCAACCCCGACGACTGGGCCCGGATCTCCGGAAAGAAGGGTGAGCGGATCGTCTTCATCCGCACCCTGGTCACCGGAAAGAAGGGCGCCGACACCGGCCGTTCCATCGACACGGTGGCGAACACGGGTCAATACCTGTAG
- a CDS encoding HAD family hydrolase, whose translation MTSSPSIIDTAAVAGPLPQAVLLDMDGTLVDTEGFWWDAEVEVFAGLGHTLAEEYRAVVVGGPMTRSAGFLIEATGADITLDEARDALNAAFLRRLDQGIALMPGAHRLLTELAVHRVPTALVSASHRTVIDRMLGSIGAHHFALTVAGDELTRTKPHPDPYLTAAAGLGADPARCVAVEDTLTGVASAEAAGCQVIAVPSVAPVPPAPGRTVVTSLEEISVGFLRALHHRAPARGHARAADPV comes from the coding sequence ATGACCAGTTCCCCATCCATCATCGACACCGCCGCCGTCGCGGGCCCGCTGCCGCAGGCCGTGCTGCTGGACATGGACGGCACCCTGGTGGACACCGAGGGATTCTGGTGGGACGCCGAGGTCGAGGTCTTCGCCGGCCTGGGTCACACCCTGGCCGAGGAGTACCGGGCGGTCGTGGTGGGCGGGCCGATGACCCGCAGCGCCGGCTTCCTCATCGAGGCCACCGGCGCCGACATCACCCTGGACGAGGCGCGGGACGCCCTGAACGCCGCCTTTCTGCGCCGCCTGGACCAGGGGATCGCGCTCATGCCCGGCGCCCACCGGCTGCTGACCGAGCTGGCCGTGCACCGGGTGCCCACCGCCCTGGTCTCCGCCTCGCACCGCACCGTCATCGACCGGATGCTGGGCTCCATCGGCGCCCACCACTTCGCGCTGACCGTCGCGGGCGACGAGCTGACCCGCACCAAGCCGCACCCGGACCCGTATCTCACCGCCGCCGCCGGGCTCGGCGCCGACCCGGCGCGCTGCGTGGCCGTGGAGGACACCCTCACCGGCGTCGCCTCCGCCGAGGCCGCCGGGTGCCAGGTCATCGCGGTGCCCTCGGTGGCGCCCGTGCCCCCCGCCCCGGGGCGAACCGTGGTCACCTCACTGGAGGAGATCAGCGTCGGGTTCCTGCGCGCCCTGCACCACCGCGCCCCGGCCCGGGGCCACGCCCGCGCGGCCGACCCGGTCTGA
- a CDS encoding ubiquitin-like protein Pup encodes MATKDTGGGQQKASRTSEETEETTAEVSEELKERQEELTDDVDSVLDEIDEVLESNAEDFVRSFVQKGGQ; translated from the coding sequence ATGGCGACCAAAGACACCGGCGGCGGCCAGCAGAAGGCGTCGCGCACCAGCGAGGAAACCGAGGAAACGACCGCGGAGGTCTCCGAGGAGCTCAAGGAGCGCCAGGAGGAACTGACCGACGACGTGGACTCCGTCCTGGACGAGATCGACGAGGTCCTGGAGTCCAACGCCGAGGACTTCGTGCGCTCCTTCGTCCAGAAGGGCGGCCAGTAA
- a CDS encoding ferredoxin, with the protein MTARNESGDLEVWIDQDLCTGDGICAQYAPEVFELDIDGLAYVKPPAPAGQEADLLTAPGATAPVPLTLLREVIDSARECPGECIHVRRTADQTEVYGPDAVVDA; encoded by the coding sequence ATGACCGCGCGGAATGAATCCGGAGACCTGGAAGTCTGGATCGACCAGGATCTGTGCACGGGCGACGGCATCTGCGCGCAGTACGCCCCGGAGGTCTTCGAGCTGGACATCGACGGGCTCGCGTACGTGAAGCCGCCGGCGCCGGCCGGCCAGGAGGCCGATCTGCTCACCGCTCCCGGTGCCACCGCGCCGGTGCCGCTGACACTGCTGCGGGAAGTGATCGACTCGGCCAGGGAATGCCCAGGTGAGTGCATTCACGTGCGCAGGACGGCGGACCAGACCGAGGTGTACGGCCCGGACGCCGTCGTGGACGCGTGA
- a CDS encoding response regulator encodes MPIRVLLVDDQPLLRTGFRMILEAEGDVAVVGEAGDGLQALDQVRALQPDVVLMDIRMPRMDGVEATRRITGPQRNGPARVLVLTTFDLDEYVIEALRAGAAGFLLKDAPAAELVQAIRVVAAGEAMLAPSVTRRLLDKYAGKLPSGEEAVPHALGTLTEREVEVLKLVARGLSNAEIAADLFVSETTVKTHVGHVLTKLQLRDRVQAAVYAYESGLVRPGN; translated from the coding sequence ATGCCCATCCGCGTTCTGCTGGTCGACGATCAGCCGCTGCTGCGTACCGGTTTCCGGATGATCCTGGAGGCCGAGGGCGATGTGGCCGTGGTCGGCGAGGCCGGCGACGGGCTCCAGGCCCTGGACCAGGTGCGGGCCCTGCAGCCCGATGTGGTGCTGATGGACATCCGGATGCCCCGGATGGACGGGGTGGAGGCCACGCGGCGGATCACCGGGCCGCAGCGGAACGGCCCGGCCAGGGTGCTGGTGCTGACCACCTTCGATCTGGACGAGTACGTGATCGAGGCGCTGCGGGCGGGGGCCGCCGGTTTTCTGCTCAAGGACGCGCCGGCCGCCGAGCTGGTGCAGGCGATCCGGGTGGTGGCGGCGGGCGAGGCGATGCTGGCGCCGAGCGTGACGCGGCGGCTGCTGGACAAGTACGCGGGGAAGCTGCCCTCGGGGGAGGAGGCGGTGCCGCACGCGCTGGGCACGCTGACCGAGCGCGAGGTGGAGGTGCTGAAGCTGGTGGCGCGCGGGCTCTCCAACGCGGAGATCGCGGCGGATCTGTTCGTGAGCGAGACCACGGTCAAGACGCATGTGGGCCATGTGCTGACCAAGCTCCAGCTGCGCGACCGGGTGCAGGCCGCGGTGTACGCCTACGAGAGCGGCCTGGTGCGGCCCGGCAACTGA
- the dop gene encoding depupylase/deamidase Dop translates to MTVRRVMGIETEYGVSVPGHPNANAMLSSSQVVNAYAAAMHRARRARWDFEEENPLRDARGFDLARDNADASQLTDEDIGLANVILTNGARLYVDHAHPEYSAPETTSPMDALLWDKAGERIMAEAARRAAEVPGSQPIQLYKNNTDNKGASYGTHENYLMKRETPFSDIVRHLTPFFVSRQVICGAGRVGIGQDGSEHGFQLSQRADYFEVEVGLETTLKRPIINTRDEPHADAEKYRRLHVIIGDANLAEVSTYLKLGTTALVLSMIEDGFIAVDLAVDQPVRTLHRVSHDPSLRKLVTLRSGRKLTAVQLQMEYYELARKYVEERWGADADPQTTDVLSRWEDVLGKLETDPMSLAGQLDWVAKRELMEGYRRRDSLGWDAARLHLVDLQYADVRPDKGLYNRLAARGRITRLLDEEDVLRAQGSPPEDTRAYFRGRCLEQYADDVAAASWDSVIFDLPGRDSLQRVPTMDPLRGTREHVKDLLDASASAQDLLRALSGG, encoded by the coding sequence ATGACTGTACGGCGAGTGATGGGCATCGAAACGGAGTACGGCGTCTCCGTCCCCGGCCACCCGAACGCCAACGCCATGCTCAGCTCCTCCCAGGTCGTGAACGCCTACGCGGCGGCCATGCACCGGGCCCGGCGAGCACGCTGGGACTTCGAGGAGGAGAACCCGCTGCGCGACGCCCGCGGGTTCGATCTGGCACGCGACAACGCCGACGCCAGCCAGCTCACGGACGAGGACATCGGCCTCGCCAATGTCATCCTCACCAATGGCGCCCGGCTCTACGTCGACCACGCCCATCCGGAGTACAGCGCCCCCGAGACCACCAGCCCGATGGACGCCCTGCTGTGGGACAAGGCGGGCGAACGCATCATGGCCGAGGCCGCCCGCCGCGCCGCCGAGGTGCCCGGGTCCCAGCCCATCCAGCTCTACAAGAACAACACCGACAACAAGGGCGCCTCCTACGGCACCCACGAGAACTACCTGATGAAGCGGGAGACGCCGTTCTCCGACATCGTGCGCCATCTGACGCCGTTCTTCGTCTCCCGGCAGGTGATCTGCGGCGCCGGCCGGGTCGGGATCGGCCAGGACGGCAGCGAGCACGGCTTCCAGCTCTCCCAGCGCGCCGACTACTTCGAGGTCGAGGTGGGCCTGGAGACCACCCTCAAGCGGCCCATCATCAACACCCGGGACGAGCCGCACGCGGACGCCGAGAAGTACCGGCGGCTGCACGTGATCATCGGCGACGCCAATCTGGCGGAGGTCTCCACCTATCTGAAGCTGGGCACCACCGCCCTGGTGCTCTCCATGATCGAGGACGGCTTCATCGCGGTGGATCTCGCCGTGGACCAGCCGGTGCGCACCCTGCACCGGGTCAGCCACGACCCCTCGCTGCGCAAACTGGTCACCCTGCGCAGCGGGCGCAAGCTCACCGCCGTACAGCTGCAGATGGAGTACTACGAGCTGGCCCGCAAATACGTGGAGGAGCGCTGGGGCGCGGACGCCGATCCGCAGACCACGGATGTGCTCAGCCGCTGGGAGGACGTGCTGGGCAAGCTGGAGACCGATCCGATGAGCCTGGCCGGTCAGCTCGACTGGGTGGCCAAGCGGGAGCTGATGGAGGGCTACCGGCGCCGCGACTCGCTGGGCTGGGACGCGGCCCGGCTGCACCTGGTGGATCTCCAGTACGCGGATGTGCGTCCCGACAAGGGCCTGTACAACCGGCTGGCCGCCCGCGGCCGGATCACCCGGCTGCTGGACGAGGAGGATGTGCTGCGGGCCCAGGGCAGCCCGCCCGAGGACACCCGCGCCTACTTCCGCGGCCGCTGTCTCGAACAGTACGCCGATGACGTGGCCGCCGCCTCCTGGGACTCGGTGATCTTCGATCTGCCGGGCCGGGATTCCTTGCAGCGCGTGCCCACCATGGACCCGTTGCGGGGTACCCGGGAACATGTGAAGGACCTGCTGGACGCCAGTGCCAGCGCACAGGACCTGCTCCGGGCGCTGTCCGGGGGCTGA
- a CDS encoding RecB family exonuclease, with protein sequence MEASATARTSSLSPSRAADFMQCPLLYRFRVIDKLPEAPSAAATRGTVVHAVLERVFDAPAGQRSVPRAKAMVMREWQRLLKKRPELAQLFADESQDAEPGALDQERLAGWLTEAEGLVERWFSLEDPTRLQPAERELWVETKLESGLRLRGVIDRVDIAPTGEVRIVDYKTGKAPRPEYAADALFQMKFYALVLWRLRGEVPKRLQLVYLGSGDVLTLDPQESDLAAVERKLLALWEAIRRATESGDWRPKPGRLCGWCDHQSRCPEFGGTPPPYPLTIQPSLPLEVPGPRAGEEREGDLPEG encoded by the coding sequence ATGGAAGCGTCAGCCACCGCGCGTACTTCGTCCCTCTCGCCCTCCCGGGCCGCCGACTTCATGCAGTGCCCCCTGCTCTACCGCTTCCGGGTGATCGACAAACTGCCCGAGGCGCCGAGCGCGGCGGCCACCAGGGGAACGGTTGTCCACGCCGTGCTGGAGCGGGTGTTCGACGCGCCGGCCGGGCAGCGCAGTGTGCCCCGGGCCAAGGCGATGGTGATGCGGGAGTGGCAGCGGCTGCTGAAGAAGCGCCCGGAGCTGGCGCAGCTCTTCGCGGACGAGTCGCAGGACGCGGAGCCGGGGGCGCTGGACCAGGAGCGGCTGGCGGGCTGGCTGACGGAGGCCGAGGGTCTGGTGGAGCGCTGGTTCTCGCTGGAGGACCCCACCCGGCTGCAGCCGGCCGAGCGTGAGCTGTGGGTGGAGACGAAGCTGGAGTCGGGGCTGCGGCTGCGCGGGGTGATCGACCGGGTGGACATCGCGCCGACCGGCGAGGTGCGCATCGTCGACTACAAGACGGGCAAGGCGCCGCGCCCGGAGTACGCGGCGGACGCGCTGTTCCAGATGAAGTTCTACGCGCTGGTGCTGTGGCGGCTGCGCGGTGAGGTGCCCAAGCGGCTCCAGCTGGTGTATCTGGGCAGCGGCGATGTGCTGACCCTGGACCCGCAGGAGAGCGATCTGGCGGCGGTGGAGCGCAAGCTGCTGGCGCTGTGGGAGGCGATCCGGCGGGCCACCGAGAGCGGGGACTGGCGGCCGAAGCCGGGCCGGCTGTGCGGCTGGTGCGACCACCAGTCGCGCTGCCCGGAGTTCGGCGGCACTCCCCCGCCGTACCCGCTGACCATCCAGCCGTCGCTGCCGCTGGAGGTGCCGGGCCCCCGGGCGGGCGAGGAGCGCGAGGGTGACCTCCCGGAGGGCTGA